The sequence GGTCGACGTCATCTATCGCCGCCTCGACGACGACTTCCTCGATCCGCTGACCTTCCGGCCCGACAGCGCGCTGGGCGTGCCGGGGCTGATGAGCGCCTACAATGCCGGCAACGTCACGCTGACCAATGCGGTCGGCACCGGCGTCGCCGACGACAAGGCGGTCTACAGCTACATGCCGGACATCATCCGCTTCTATCTCGGCGAGGAGCCGCTGCTGAAGAACGTGCCGACCTGGCGCTGCCGCGAGCCGGACCATCTCAAATACGTGCTCGAGCATCTGAGCGAGCTGGTGGTGAAGGAAGTGCACGGCTCGGGCGGCTATGGCATGCTGATCGGACCGCGCGCCGACAAGGCGCAGATCGAGCTGTTCCGCGCCAAGCTCAAGCAGGACCCGAACAATTTCATCGCCCAGCCGACGCTTGCCCTGTCCACCTGCCCGACCTTCGTCGACGAGGGCATCGCGCCCCGCCACGTGGATCTGCGCCCCTTCGTGCTCACCGGCTCCGACCGCGTGCGCATCGTGCCGGGCGGCCTGACTCGCGTGGCGCTGGAGGCCGGCTCGCTGGTGGTCAATTCGAGCCAGGGCGGCGGAACCAAGGATACCTGGGTGCTGGAGGAGAGCTGAGGAGCCTGCGATCTGATCGTCATCCCGGAGGGCCGCAGGCCGATCCGGGATCGTCTGCGGAATTGGTGAGCGATCCCGGCTCTTCGCCTCGCGGCGGCCGGGATGACGCAGGGTGGGAGCGCGTAGACAGATGCCGATTGAGACATGGCTGGCCTTCGTCGCCGCCTCGGCGGTCCTGCTGGTGATACCCGGGCCGACCATACTGCTCGTCGTCTCCTATGCGCTCGGACAGGGGCGCAAGGTGGCGCTGCCGGTGGCCCTCGGCGTCGCGCTCGGCGACTTCACCGCGATGACGCTCTCCATGCTCGGCCTCGGCGCGCTGCTCGCCACCTCGGCGACGCTGTTCACCGTGCTGAAATGGATCGGCGCCGGCTACCTGATCTGGCTCGGCATCAAGCTCTGGCGGGCTGGCGGCGAGGCCAGTTTCGGCGAAGCCCGTACGGCGGGGTCGCCCCTGCGCATGACCCTGCATGCGTGGCTGGTGACGGCGCTGAACCCGAAGAGCCTGACCTTCTTCGTAGCGTTCCTGCCGCAATTCCTCGACCCGGCCGGCGACCTCCTCACCCAGATGGCGATCTTCGAGACCACCTTCCTCGTGCTCGCCGCCGCCAATGCCTTCGGCTACGCGCTGCTCGCCGGCCGCCTGCGCGGCGCGGTGCGCAGTCCCCGGCTCTTCGCCACCATCAACCGGGTCGGCGGCTCTCTCCTGATCGCGGCGGGCGTGGCAACGCTTGCCTGGCGCAACGCCAAATAGAACGCGGGTCCCATGCTCTCTCGTACTGCCGACAATCTCTACTGGCTGTCCCGCTACATGGAGCGGGCGGACTGCCTCGCCCGCATCCTCGACGTCACCCAGCGCCTCGCCCAGTTGCCGGCGGCCTATGGCGGCTCGACCAATGAATGGCGCTCGGCGCTGCTGACCGCCGGCTGCGCCGACCTGTTCAAGCAGGTGCATGGCGAGGAGGCCAACGAGCAGAACGTCGTCAATTTCCTGGCCTTCGCGCCGGAGAACCCCTCCTCCATCCGCAACTGCTTCGAGATCGCCCGCACCAATGCCCGCTCGGTGCGTACGGCGCTGACCATCGAGATGTGGGAGACCATCAACTCGGCCTGGCTGGAGCTGAAGCGCTACTCCACCAAGAACATGACGCGCGAGGAACTGGCGCGCTTCCTGTCCTTCGTGAAGGAAACCTCGCTGCGCTTCGACGGCGCCGCCTACCGCACCATGCTGCGCAACGATGCGTTCTGGTTCTCGCGGGTCGGCATGTATGTCGAGCGCGCCGACAACACCGCGCGCATCCTCGACGTGAAGTACCACGTGCTGCTGCCCGATTCCGAGCATGTCGGCGGACCGCTGGACTACTTCCAGTGGGCCTCGATCCTGCGCTCGGTGTCGGCGCTCACCTCGTTCCACTGGGTCTATCGCGAGAGCGTGAAGCCCTGGCTGGTGGCGGACCTGCTCATTCTCAACGCGCAGATGCCGCGCTCGCTGACGAGCTGCTACCAGAACATCACCCGCTATCTCGACGACATCGCCGCCTATTACGGCCGGCAGGGCGGCTCCCAGCGCATCGCCCGCTCGACCCTCACCAAGCTGGGCAACAGCCGGATGGACGACATCTTCGTGACCGGCCTGCACGAGTACATCGATTCCTTCGTCATCGAGAACAACCGCCTCGGCTCCACCGTCACCGAGCAGTACCTGCTCTGATCCGGCTTCGTGTCATGCGTATCCATGTGAACCACGCCACCACCTACACCTACGACCCGCCGGCCAACGGCGCGATCCAGACCCTGCGCCTTACGCCCCGCAACCATGACGGCCAGTATGTCGTCTCGTGGCGCATCGACGTGTCGGAGGGCAGCCGCCTGCGGGCGCACGAGGACGCCTTCGGCAACGTCACCCACACCTTCGCGGCCGAGGGGCCGATCGGCGAACTGCGCGTGCTGGTCGAGGGTGCGATCGAGACGCAGGACACCGCCGGCGTCATCCGCGGCGTCACCGAGCGGTTTCCGCCCTCGCTGTTCCTGCGTGGCTCCGAGCTGACCACCCCCGACATCGAGCTGGCCGGCTTCGCGGCAACCGCGTGCGCCGGCGAGGGCGACCGCATCACCCGTCTGCACACGCTGATGGACGCCATCGCCGACGTGATGACCTTCGACCCGGACCCGACCCATTCATCGACCACCGCCGTCGAGGCGTTCAAGCTGAAGCGCGGCGTCTGCCAGGACTTCGCGCACATCTTCACCGCCTGCGCCCGCCATGTCGGCATCCCGGCCCGCTATGTGAGCGGCTATCTGGTCGGCGACGGTGCCGAGGCCGAGCTGCGCGCCGGCCACCAGGCCGGGCATGCCTGGGCCGAGGCGCATATTGAGGGCCTCGGCTGGGTCGGCTTCGATGCCGCCAACCGGCAGTGCCCGACCGAGGCCTATGTGCGCGTCGCCATCGGCCTCGATTATCTCGGCGCCGCGCCTGTG comes from Ancylobacter sp. TS-1 and encodes:
- a CDS encoding transglutaminase family protein; its protein translation is MRIHVNHATTYTYDPPANGAIQTLRLTPRNHDGQYVVSWRIDVSEGSRLRAHEDAFGNVTHTFAAEGPIGELRVLVEGAIETQDTAGVIRGVTERFPPSLFLRGSELTTPDIELAGFAATACAGEGDRITRLHTLMDAIADVMTFDPDPTHSSTTAVEAFKLKRGVCQDFAHIFTACARHVGIPARYVSGYLVGDGAEAELRAGHQAGHAWAEAHIEGLGWVGFDAANRQCPTEAYVRVAIGLDYLGAAPVRGNRYGGGDENLTVALKVDQSSRQIQG
- a CDS encoding alpha-E domain-containing protein codes for the protein MLSRTADNLYWLSRYMERADCLARILDVTQRLAQLPAAYGGSTNEWRSALLTAGCADLFKQVHGEEANEQNVVNFLAFAPENPSSIRNCFEIARTNARSVRTALTIEMWETINSAWLELKRYSTKNMTREELARFLSFVKETSLRFDGAAYRTMLRNDAFWFSRVGMYVERADNTARILDVKYHVLLPDSEHVGGPLDYFQWASILRSVSALTSFHWVYRESVKPWLVADLLILNAQMPRSLTSCYQNITRYLDDIAAYYGRQGGSQRIARSTLTKLGNSRMDDIFVTGLHEYIDSFVIENNRLGSTVTEQYLL
- a CDS encoding LysE family translocator; this translates as MPIETWLAFVAASAVLLVIPGPTILLVVSYALGQGRKVALPVALGVALGDFTAMTLSMLGLGALLATSATLFTVLKWIGAGYLIWLGIKLWRAGGEASFGEARTAGSPLRMTLHAWLVTALNPKSLTFFVAFLPQFLDPAGDLLTQMAIFETTFLVLAAANAFGYALLAGRLRGAVRSPRLFATINRVGGSLLIAAGVATLAWRNAK